In one Pseudomonas tensinigenes genomic region, the following are encoded:
- the moaB gene encoding molybdenum cofactor biosynthesis protein B, whose amino-acid sequence MSAKADALFVPLNIAVLTVSDTRDYASDTSGQLLVSRLLEAGHTLSERNLLKDDLYKIRAQVAQWIADEGIQVVLITGGTGFTARDSTPEAVACLFDKQIDGFGELFRAISILDIGTSTVQSRALAGLSNGTLVCCLPGSTGACRTAWEGILAEQLDNRHRPCNFVPHLKAVQACGTRG is encoded by the coding sequence ATGAGCGCAAAAGCCGATGCCCTGTTTGTCCCCCTGAACATCGCCGTGCTGACGGTCAGCGATACTCGCGATTACGCCAGCGACACCTCGGGCCAGTTGCTGGTCAGTCGCTTGCTGGAGGCCGGTCATACACTGAGCGAGCGCAACCTGCTCAAGGACGATCTGTACAAGATCCGCGCCCAGGTCGCCCAGTGGATCGCCGACGAAGGCATTCAGGTGGTGCTGATCACTGGCGGCACTGGTTTCACCGCTCGCGACAGCACGCCGGAAGCGGTGGCCTGCTTGTTTGATAAGCAGATTGACGGCTTCGGCGAACTGTTCCGGGCGATTTCGATTCTGGATATCGGCACGTCCACCGTGCAAAGCCGCGCGCTGGCCGGGCTGTCGAACGGCACGCTGGTGTGCTGCCTGCCGGGCTCGACCGGTGCCTGCCGCACGGCGTGGGAAGGCATTCTTGCCGAGCAACTCGACAACCGTCATCGCCCGTGCAACTTCGTTCCGCACTTGAAAGCCGTGCAAGCCTGCGGAACACGTGGATGA
- a CDS encoding molybdopterin molybdotransferase MoeA: protein MNRSPLMPVEDALDQLLRMADQQALADSEVLPLDDARGRVLASDLVATLDLPPWPNSAMDGYALNLADLHRQPLRVSQKVYAGQAPDTLLPGTCARIFTGAPLPPGATCVEMQENVDVLEDGRVRFLQPLKAGQNIRAQGQENRVGDILLRAGKRLGPFELAVAAGQGLTHLHVVRRPRVALLSTGDELVEPGQPLRLGSIYNSNRVLLGHWLRELGCEVIDAGILSDRPAQTRLKLEQLHVATDLILTTGGVSAGDADCLGQVLRDNGKPLLWKLAIKPGKPLTVGHFGTVPVIGLPGNPTSALVTFGLLARPYLLRIQGVEEVMPLSFTVNSGFDWSKAGGRREYLRVKLEAGRAVLYPNQSSGVLLGATWADGLVEIPEHSTHNLGDPLRFIPFNELF from the coding sequence ATGAATCGTTCACCGTTGATGCCGGTCGAAGACGCACTCGACCAGTTGTTGCGCATGGCTGATCAGCAAGCGTTGGCAGACAGCGAAGTGCTGCCGCTGGATGACGCGCGTGGGCGGGTGCTGGCCAGTGATCTGGTGGCAACACTCGACTTGCCGCCGTGGCCGAACAGCGCCATGGACGGTTACGCGCTCAATCTCGCCGATCTGCACCGTCAGCCGTTGAGGGTCTCGCAAAAGGTTTACGCCGGGCAGGCGCCGGATACCTTGCTGCCCGGCACCTGCGCACGGATTTTTACCGGCGCACCGCTGCCGCCCGGCGCCACCTGCGTCGAGATGCAGGAGAACGTCGACGTGCTGGAGGACGGCCGCGTGCGCTTCTTGCAGCCACTCAAGGCGGGGCAGAACATCCGCGCGCAAGGTCAGGAAAATCGCGTCGGCGACATCCTGCTGCGGGCCGGCAAGCGCCTTGGGCCGTTCGAACTGGCAGTCGCCGCCGGGCAAGGGCTGACGCACCTGCACGTGGTGCGTCGCCCGCGTGTGGCGCTGCTGTCGACCGGTGATGAACTGGTCGAACCGGGTCAGCCGTTGCGCCTCGGCAGCATCTACAACAGCAACCGCGTATTGCTCGGCCACTGGTTGCGAGAGCTGGGCTGCGAGGTGATCGACGCCGGCATCCTCTCGGATCGCCCGGCGCAGACGCGGCTCAAGCTTGAGCAACTGCATGTGGCGACCGACCTGATTCTGACCACGGGCGGGGTGTCTGCCGGCGATGCCGATTGCCTCGGGCAGGTGCTGCGCGACAACGGCAAACCGCTGTTGTGGAAACTCGCGATCAAGCCTGGCAAACCGCTGACCGTGGGCCATTTCGGCACGGTACCGGTGATTGGTCTGCCGGGCAATCCGACCTCGGCGCTGGTGACTTTTGGTTTATTGGCACGGCCGTATCTGCTGCGTATTCAAGGCGTGGAAGAGGTCATGCCGCTGAGTTTTACAGTCAATTCAGGATTCGACTGGTCCAAGGCCGGCGGTCGTCGTGAATACCTGCGGGTGAAGCTGGAAGCAGGGCGTGCGGTGCTCTATCCAAACCAAAGCTCCGGCGTCCTGCTCGGCGCGACCTGGGCCGACGGGCTGGTTGAAATCCCTGAGCACAGCACGCACAACCTCGGCGACCCGCTGCGCTTCATCCCCTTCAACGAACTGTTCTGA